One Primulina tabacum isolate GXHZ01 chromosome 10, ASM2559414v2, whole genome shotgun sequence DNA segment encodes these proteins:
- the LOC142504783 gene encoding zinc finger A20 and AN1 domain-containing stress-associated protein 8-like: protein MENNKMEQNETGCQTPQAPVLCVNNCGFFGTAATMNMCSKCYKYLVLKQEQVKLAASSIQNIIHGSSSTVAGDLNVAINDAMDASPEIEVVSKLSFSASATSEKIQEVKEGPKRCGTCKKRVGLTGFNCRCGSIFCSVHRHSDKHECNFDYRSAGQEAIAKANPVIKAEKLEKI, encoded by the exons ATG GAAAATAACAAAATGGAACAAAATGAGACCGGATGTCAAACCCCTCAAGCTCCCGTCCTCTGTGTCAACAATTGTGGATTCTTCGGAACAGCTGCAACTATGAACATGTGCTCCAAGTGTTACAAATACCTTGTTTTGAAGCAAGAACAGGTCAAGTTGGCCGCGTCTTCCATTCAGAATATCATACACGGGAGCTCAAGCACCGTTGCAGGTGATTTGAATGTTGCGATTAACGACGCGATGGATGCTTCACCGGAGATTGAGGTGGTGTCAAAACTATCTTTTTCCGCATCAGCAACAAGTGAGAAAATCCAGGAGGTTAAAGAAGGCCCAAAAAGGTGTGGCACCTGCAAGAAACGTGTTGGTTTGACAGGTTTTAATTGTCGCTGTGGCAGTATTTTCTGTTCGGTTCATCGTCATTCTGACAAACACGAATGCAACTTTGATTATCGAAGTGCTGGTCAGGAAGCTATAGCTAAAGCCAATCCTGTTATCAAGGCTGAAAAGCTTGAAAAGATATAG
- the LOC142506070 gene encoding large ribosomal subunit protein eL31: MVEKGSKARKEEVVEREYTINLHKRLHGCTFKKKAPTAIKEIRKFAQKAMGTTDVRVDVKLNKHIWSRGIRGVPRRIRVRIARKRNDDEDAKEELYSLVTVAEIPHGGLKGLGTIVIAEE, encoded by the exons ATGGTGGAGAAGGGCAGTAAGGCCAGAAAAGAGGAGGTGGTTGAAAGAGAGTACACAATTAATCTGCACAAACGCCTCCATGGATG CACCTTTAAGAAGAAGGCTCCTACTGCTATCAAAGAAATAAGAAAGTTTGCCCAGAAGGCCATGGGAACCACTGATGTCAGAGTTGATGTGAAGTTGAACAAACACATTTGGAGTCGTGGAATACGCGGTGTGCCTAGGAGAATCCGTGTCCGCATTGCACGGAAGAGAAATGATGATGAAGATGCTAAAGAGGAGCTTTACTCTTTGGTGACTGTTGCTGAAATTCCTCATGGGGGGTTAAAGGGTTTGGGCACCATTGTCATTGCAGAGGAATGA
- the LOC142505770 gene encoding uncharacterized protein LOC142505770 produces MFSQVHRNHTYNLHRYKSREMKLPREFLVSTLAILLAISAAVNACSPSDRAALLEFKSQLDEPYIGVFKTWSGADCCTNWYGVSCDQETERVADIVLRGESEDQVIQKSGRSGYMTGSISPSLCQLDSLTTLVIADWKAISGEIPACLTSLPHLRILDLIGNKISGHIPTDIGRLNRLKVLNLADNQISGSIPASIVNLNELMHLDLSNNQMSGVIPQDIGQLSMMSRALLSRNQLTGSVPSSFANIHRLADLDLSSNRLTGSIPAQLGSMRVLSTLNLDNNQLSGQIPTSLLSSSGLNILYLSRNSLEGNLPDVFSTKTYLTALDLSFNNLRGSIPRSLSSARYIGHLDLSHNHLCGPIPTGLPFDHLEASSFANNDCLCGSPLRTC; encoded by the coding sequence ATGTTTTCACAAGTTCACCGAAATCACACGTACAATCTACATAGATACAAGTCCAGAGAAATGAAGCTGCCCAGAGAGTTCTTGGTCAGCACATTGGCGATCCTGTTGGCCATTAGTGCCGCCGTGAACGCCTGCTCGCCTTCGGATCGGGCAGCATTGCTTGAATTCAAGTCGCAACTCGACGAGCCTTACATTGGTGTCTTCAAAACATGGTCCGGCGCCGACTGCTGCACCAACTGGTACGGCGTCAGCTGCGACCAGGAAACCGAACGGGTGGCCGACATTGTCCTTCGTGGAGAGTCCGAGGACCAGGTTATCCAGAAAAGCGGTCGCTCTGGATACATGACGGGTTCGATCTCCCCCTCCCTCTGCCAGCTCGATAGCCTCACCACCTTAGTCATTGCAGACTGGAAGGCCATCTCCGGCGAGATTCCAGCCTGCCTCACTTCTCTTCCGCACCTCCGGATTCTCGACCTTATCGGGAACAAAATCTCCGGCCATATTCCGACGGACATTGGGCGGCTGAACCGACTTAAAGTGTTGAATTTAGCTGACAACCAAATCTCCGGTTCCATCCCAGCTTCCATTGTGAACCTCAACGAGCTGATGCATCTTGATCTCAGCAACAATCAAATGTCCGGCGTGATCCCACAAGATATTGGACAATTGTCCATGATGAGCCGGGCTTTACTCAGCCGGAACCAGCTCACCGGTTCAGTCCCAAGTTCATTTGCCAATATTCACCGGCTGGCAGATTTGGATTTGTCATCCAATCGGCTAACCGGTTCAATCCCAGCTCAGCTGGGTTCAATGAGGGTTCTATCAACCTTAAATTTAGACAACAATCAACTCTCCGGGCAAATACCAACAAGCCTGCTTAGCAGTTCAGGTCTAAACATTTTGTATTTGAGCCGGAATTCGTTAGAAGGGAACTTGCCCGATGTCTTCAGCACAAAAACTTACTTAACGGCCCTGGATTTATCATTCAACAACCTGAGAGGTTCAATTCCAAGATCACTATCTTCGGCTAGGTACATAGGTCATTTGGATTTGAGCCACAACCACCTCTGCGGCCCGATTCCGACTGGGTTGCCGTTCGATCATCTTGAGGCCTCGTCCTTCGCCAACAACGATTGCTTATGCGGTTCTCCCTTGCGTACTTGTTAA
- the LOC142505924 gene encoding sm-like protein LSM7 → MSGRKETVLDLAKFVDKGVQVKLTGGRQVTGTLKGYDQLLNLVLDEAVEFLRDPDDPLKTTDQTRRLGLIVCRGTAVMLVSPTDGTDEIANPFVQPDGA, encoded by the exons ATG TCTGGCAGAAAAGAAACAGTTTTGGATTTAGCGAAATTTGTGGACAAAGGTGTTCAAGTCAAACTGACTGGTGGAAGACAAG TAACAGGAACTCTTAAAGGGTATGACCAATTGCTGAATCTTGTCCTGGACGAAGCAGTAGAATTTCTGAGAG ATCCTGATGATCCATTGAAGACCACTGATCAAACCAGGCGCCTTGGTTTAATA GTTTGTCGAGGAACTGCTGTGATGCTTGTTTCACCCACAGATGGGACAGATGAAATTGCCAATCCTTTTGTTCAGCCAGATGGTGCATAG